Proteins encoded in a region of the Sugiyamaella lignohabitans strain CBS 10342 chromosome B, complete sequence genome:
- a CDS encoding hydrolase (Putative glycosidase; green fluorescent protein (GFP)-fusion protein localizes to the cytoplasm; YIR007W is a non-essential gene; GO_component: GO:0005737 - cytoplasm [Evidence IDA] [PMID 14562095]; GO_function: GO:0016787 - hydrolase activity [Evidence IEA]; GO_function: GO:0016798 - hydrolase activity, acting on glycosyl bonds [Evidence IEA]; GO_function: GO:0004553 - hydrolase activity, hydrolyzing O-glycosyl compounds [Evidence IEA]; GO_function: GO:0003674 - molecular_function [Evidence ND]; GO_process: GO:0008150 - biological_process [Evidence ND]; GO_process: GO:0005975 - carbohydrate metabolic process [Evidence IEA]; GO_process: GO:0008152 - metabolic process [Evidence IEA]), whose protein sequence is MRLRIENGLFKDQAGREVILRGINLAGDAKNPPLGRSKSPSERSDSDSSGLIVIDNVDENSYVGSPFPLAEADIHLERLKKAGFNTIRYIFTWDALEHSGPGIYDDKYIAFTIEILKKIRNHGLMVFLDPHQDVWSRFSGGSGAPLWTLELLGLNKAAFMETQAAIVLDGETPPPIKMLWASNYHRLVCQVMFTVFFAGEHFAPKCKVNDLNVGLYLRQHYFDAIMHFARKVAEVPELEDTVLGWESMNEPGHGLIAYPDITKLPDDPEHVKLGSSPTPFQAMLLGLGIPQTVDVWTFTSMGGKKSGTQTICPSKPVWFTELELAEIDLKYKWNRSWPGGCIWGYHGVYEGKTVVRPDYFTFSITGKPLKPHAFVEEFFVEHWLDYEKRIHDIKPDWFVFMQTPVNNKPPDLRGRGIKFNEATTVYTPHYYDGLTLMLKRWKQINVDAVGVVRNHYWSPVLAVRIGEKAIRNCMTDQLRYIKTEGKLLIGENTPCLFSEIGIPYDLDSKRAYQTGQYNSQIRAMDANHNALDQSHLHHTLWVYTANNSHKHGDHWNGEDLSIWSKDDQVKGINDGFRAGEAVIRPYPVAVNGKIKSYGFDISKALFSLTLHATDPGISEVYLPEFYFTEERTGVSTSSGTWKIKSNTLYWSHSSGTQTLRVRGIPKHTEQPCVIM, encoded by the coding sequence ATGAGACTGAGAATCGAAAACGGGCTGTTTAAGGACCAGGCGGGTCGAGAAGTCATCCTCAGGGGTATAAATCTTGCTGGAGATGCCAAAAATCCACCACTTGGTCGTAGCAAATCACCTTCTGAAAGATCGGATTCAGATTCATCTGGTTTGATTGTCATTGATAATGTGGATGAAAACTCATATGTTGGATCACCTTTTCCCTTAGCAGAGGCAGATATTCATCTTGAAAGGTTAAAGAAGGCCGGGTTCAACACAATTCGATATATTTTCACATGGGACGCCCTGGAACATTCTGGTCCCGGCATTTATGATGACAAATACATAGCATTTACTATTGAGATTCTGAAAAAGATTCGTAACCATGGATTAATGGTGTTTCTAGACCCACATCAGGACGTTTGGTCGAGATTTTCTGGCGGTTCTGGTGCACCGCTCTGGACATTAGAGCTGTTGGGTCTTAATAAAGCTGCATTCATGGAAACACAAGCAGCTATTGTTCTTGATGGAGAAACTCCACCTCCAATTAAGATGCTGTGGGCATCCAACTATCATCGGTTAGTGTGTCAGGTTATGTTCACTGTGTTTTTTGCTGGTGAACATTTTGCTCCCAAGTGTAAAGTAAATGATTTGAATGTGGGTTTATATCTTCGACAACACTATTTCGATGCAATCATGCATTTTGCTCGTAAAGTAGCCGAAGTCCCTGAATTGGAGGATACTGTTCTTGGTTGGGAGTCTATGAATGAGCCTGGCCATGGTCTTATTGCATACCCTGACATTACCAAACTTCCTGATGACCCCGAACATGTGAAGCTAGGCTCGTCACCTACCCCATTTCAAGCCATGCTCCTTGGATTAGGGATCCCTCAGACTGTTGATGTGTGGACATTCACCTCTATGGGTGGCAAGAAAAGTGGGACTCAGACTATCTGCCCATCAAAACCCGTATGGTTTACCGAATTGGAACTCGCCGAAATAGATCTAAAATACAAATGGAATAGATCGTGGCCAGGTGGTTGTATTTGGGGTTATCATGGGGTATACGAGGGGAAGACTGTGGTTCGGCCAGATTATTTTACATTTAGTATCACTGGTAAGCCGCTTAAACCGCATGCTtttgttgaagagtttTTTGTTGAGCACTGGTTGGATTACGAGAAACGCATTCATGATATTAAGCCGGACTGGTTTGTGTTTATGCAAACCCCAGTTAACAACAAACCACCAGATCTCCGGGGTCGTGGTATAAAATTCAACGAAGCAACTACCGTGTATACACCCCATTATTATGATGGACTGACTTTGATGTTGAAAAGATGGAAGCAAATAAATGTTGACGCAGTTGGTGTTGTGCGAAATCATTACTGGTCGCCTGTACTTGCTGTCAGAATCGGTGAGAAGGCTATTCGAAATTGTATGACTGACCAACTACGCTATATTAAGACAGAGGGTAAGCTACTTATTGGTGAGAACACCCcttgtttgttttcagAAATTGGCATTCCTTATGATCTCGATAGTAAACGAGCATATCAAACGGGTCAATACAACTCACAGATTCGGGCTATGGATGCAAATCATAATGCTCTTGACCAGTCCCATTTACACCATACTCTTTGGGTATATACTGCCAACAACTCGCACAAACATGGCGATCATTGGAATGGCGAAGATCTAAGTATTTGGAGTAAGGATGACCAGGTAAAGGGCATCAACGATGGGTTCAGAGCTGGCGAAGCTGTTATCCGCCCATATCCAGTTGCAGTTAATGGCAAGATCAAGTCGTATGGATTTGACATATCAAAAGCTCTTTTCAGCCTCACTTTACACGCCACGGATCCCGGCATTTCTGAGGTGTATCTTCCTGAATTCTACTTCACAGAAGAGCGTACGGGAGTAtccacttcttctggaACATGGAAGATCAAGTCAAACACCCTTTATTGGAGTCACTCCTCTGGTACTCAAACCCTACGAGTGCGGGGTATACCGAAACACACAGAGCAACCCTGTGTGATTATGTGA